A DNA window from Setaria viridis chromosome 2, Setaria_viridis_v4.0, whole genome shotgun sequence contains the following coding sequences:
- the LOC117845860 gene encoding type III polyketide synthase B: MVSNDLDTAAAKQASSMAPNPGKATILALGHAFPQQLVMQDYVVDGFMKNTNCDDPELKEKLTRLCKTTTVKTRYVVMSDEILKSYPELAQEGLPTMKQRLDISNKAVTQMATEASLACVRSWGGALSSITHLVYVSSSEARFPGGDLHLARAMGLSPDVRRVMLAFTGCSGGVAGLRVAKGLAESCPGARVLLATSETTVVGFRPPSADRPYDLVGVALFGDGAGAAVVGADPAPHERPLFELHSALQCFLPGTDKTIEGRLTEEGIKFQLGRELPHIIEAHVEEFCRKLMAEREGGGGEEEMGYDDMFWAVHPGGPAILTKMEGRLGLGGDKLRASRCALRDFGNASSNTIVYVLENMVEETRRRKAAAAAGDGDGDDCEWGLILAFGPGITFEGILARNLQAPPRA, from the exons ATGGTGAGCAACGACCTCGACACGGCAGCTGCCAAGCAGGCGTCGTCCATGGCCCCCAACCCCGGCAAGGCCACGATCCTCGCCCTCGGCCACGCCTTCCCGCAGCAGCTGGTGATGCAGGACTACGTCGTCGATGGCTTCATGAAGAACACCAACTGCGACGACCCGGAGCTCAAGGAGAAGCTCACCAGACTCT GCAAGACGACGACGGTGAAGACCCGGTACGTGGTGATGTCGGATGAGATCCTGAAGAGCTACCCGGAGCTGGCGCAGGAGGGCCTGCCGACGATGAAGCAGCGTCTGGACATCTCCAACAAGGCGGTGACGCAGATGGCGACGGAGGCGTCGCTCGCATGCGTCCGCTCCTGGGGCGGCGCGCTGTCCTCCATCACCCACCTCGTCTACGTCTCCTCCAGCGAGGCGCGGTTCCCCGGCGGCGACCTCCACCTTGCGCGCGCCATGGGCCTCAGCCCCGACGTCCGCCGCGTCATGCTCGCCTTCACCGGCTGctccggcggcgtggcggggcTCCGCGTCGCCAAGGGCCTCGCCGAGAGCTGCCCGGGCGCGCGCGTCCTCCTCGCCACCTCCGAGACCACCGTCGTCGGGTTCCGCCCGCCCAGCGCCGACCGCCCCTACgacctcgtcggcgtcgccctcttcggcgacggcgcgggcgccgccgtcgtcggcgccgaccCGGCCCCGCACGAGCGCCCGCTCTTCGAGCTGCACTCGGCGCTGCAGTGCTTCCTCCCCGGCACGGACAAGACCATCGAGGGCCGGCTGACGGAGGAGGGCATCAAGTTCCAGCTGGGGCGGGAGCTGCCCCACATCATCGAGGCGCACGTCGAGGAGTTCTGCCGGAAGCTGATGGCggagcgggagggcggcggcggcgaggaggagatgGGCTACGACGACATGTTCTGGGCGGTGCACCCCGGCGGGCCGGCGATCCTGACCAAGATGGAGGGCCGGCTGGGGCTCGGCGGCGACAAGCTCCGCGCCAGCCGGTGCGCGCTCAGGGACTTCGGGAACGCCAGCAGCAACACCATCGTGTACGTGCTGGAGAACATGGTGGAGGAGACCCgccggaggaaggcggcggccgcggccggggacggcgacggggatgaCTGCGAGTGGGGGCTCATCCTGGCGTTCGGCCCGGGGATCACCTTCGAGGGCATCCTTGCCAGGAACCTGCAGGCGCCTCCGCGCGCCTGA
- the LOC117842339 gene encoding antifungal protein ginkbilobin-like protein: MASSSTQAPPLLLLPSITLSLLLLLLLLVASPRGAAAAPNTEALSVLCNGATYGAGDPFAASLAYVLSELVSETPAAHGGFYDISPYPAAFAYGHAACRPSTAAADCAACLRSAVSQMGATCGRSVGARAVLVDCSVRYEQYPFVD, from the coding sequence ATGGCATCCTCCTCGACCCAGGCaccaccgctcctcctcctcccatccaTCACgctgtccctcctcctcctcctgctgctgctcgtcgcttccccgcgcggcgccgcggcggcgcccaacACGGAGGCGCTGTCGGTGCTGTGCAACGGCGCGACGTACGGCGCCGGGGACCCCTTCGCGGCGAGCCTGGCGTACGTGCTATCGGAGCTGGTGTCCGAGACGCCGGCGGCCCACGGCGGCTTCTACGACATCTCCCCGTACCCGGCAGCCTTCGCGTACGGGCACGCCGCGTGCCGCCcgtcgacggccgcggcggactGCGCGGCGTGCCTCCGCTCCGCCGTGAGCCAGATGGGCGCCACCTGCGGGCGCAGCGTCGGCGCCAGGGCCGTGCTCGTCGACTGCAGCGTGCGCTACGAGCAGTACCCGTTCGTGGATTAG
- the LOC117844101 gene encoding homeobox-leucine zipper protein ROC6 — MDNEGNQQRSNNEDVLHSLLGPEDQMNIDSANVDDDNDDVYIPEAPSKRPKRHAAEQIQELKAAYKQCDHPDEKARRALGAKIGLEASQVRFWFQNQRAQMQAKAQVQDTKAVQQEHAALMAENASLRHAMLTMSCVACSGGTAPAEPSPEKRRLLAENARLRDEHMRATALLHKILLEAEAPPPSGRPVPAASTHSMLSAAVEGRGALLRHAEASMDQFLMLATKGEPLWVLTPDGEVLNCQVYQKRTFPVLLGTCPDGFVREATREAGVVRGAAAHLVGILTDANRWSETFPGVVAGATAGNVVNVGVFAPHNGLIQLMNANLWVQSPRLRNRSVNFLRYSKLTAEGHWAVMDVSVDAILGLEGSRKVDLNVDSDVMQAWHKGCRLLPSGCLVEDMGNGYCKVTWVVHAEYDETTVPTMFKPLFRSGKAHGAQRWLASLQRQCEYLSALHSSHVPRSSHNTGESISPMGRRGIMELAQRMMASFYSAVSGPVTQPSSSIDEWHGSNGTGAERIAAAVRMVTWKKAGSMDGEPAGLVLSSSTTVWLPNTPPQLVFEYLCNGQCRGEWDTFANGAAVEELGSVATGHLDGNAVSVLCPNVTDGINSKMLILQEARTDASCSIVVYAPVEEERMRAVMNGGDHASVDFLLPSGFAVLPDGHGKARRHAPCTSEAPVGDGNTAGALLTVACQALLPGSPSGEHTARAFDDVGGLLCRAIKKIKAAVKAKIVVASLM, encoded by the exons ATGGACAACGAGGGAAACCAGCAACGGAGCAACAATGAGGATGTGTTGCACAGCCTGCTAGGACCCGAGGACCAAATGAACATTGATTCAGCTAATGTAGACGACGACAATGACGACGTCTACATTCCAGAGGCGCCGTCCAAGCGTCCGAAGCGCCACGCTGCGGAGCAGATCCAAGAACTCAAAGC TGCATACAAGCAGTGTGACCACCCTGATGAGAAGGCGCGGCGCGCTCTCGGCGCTAAGATTGGCTTGGAGGCTAGCCAGGTTCGGTTCTGGTTCCAAAACCAACGCGCTCAGATGCAG GCGAAGGCCCAGGTGCAGGATACCAAGGCGGTTCAGCAAGAGCACGCCGCGCTGATGGCCGAGAATGCGTCACTCCGCCATGCCATGCTGACGATGTCATGCGTCGCGTGCAGCGGAGGGACGGCGCCCGCCGAGCCGTCGCCGGAGAAGCGGCGCCTGCTCGCAGAGAACGCGAGGCTCAGGGACGAGCACATGCGCGCCACCGCCTTGCTCCACAAGATCCTACTCGAGGCGGAGGCGCCCCCGCCGTCCGGACGCCCGGTTCCGGCCGCTTCCACCCACTCcatgctctccgccgccgtcgagggcAGGGGCGCTCTTCTCCGGCATGCGGAGGCTTCCATGGACCAGTTCCTGATGCTCGCGACCAAAGGGGAGCCACTGTGGGTGCTGACCCCCGACGGCGAGGTGCTTAACTGTCAGGTGTACCAGAAGAGAACGTTCCCGGTGCTTCTCGGGACCTGCCCGGATGGGTTCGTCAGGGAGGCTACTAGAGAGGCCGGCGTGGTtagaggcgccgccgcccacctcgtCGGCATCCTTACAGATGCG AACCGGTGGTCCGAGACTTTCCCCGGTGTAGTGGCAGGTGCGACCGCCGGCAATGTCGTCAACGTTGGTGTTTTCGCTCCGCACAACGGGCTAATTCAGCTG ATGAATGCAAACCTGTGGGTGCAGTCGCCACGCCTGCGCAACCGCAGCGTGAACTTTTTGAGGTATAGCAAGCTGACGGCGGAGGGGCATTGGGCTGTGATGGACGTGTCCGTTGACGCCATCCTTGGACTCGAAGGTAGCCGCAAGGTTGATCTCAATGTTGACAGCGATGTCATGCAGGCATGGCACAAGGGCTGCAGGCTGCTGCCATCTGGTTGCCTTGTTGAGGACATGGGCAATGGCTACTGCAAG GTCACATGGGTTGTGCACGCGGAGTACGACGAGACCACCGTGCCGACCATGTTCAAGCCACTGTTCCGCTCTGGGAAAGCTCACGGCGCACAACGTTGGCTCGCGTCGCTCCAGAGGCAGTGCGAGTACCTCTCCGCTCTACACTCCAGCCATGTTCCAAGAAGCAGCCACAACACAGGTGAGTC CATTTCGCCGATGGGAAGGAGGGGAATCATGGAGCTGGCCCAACGGATGATGGCCAGCTTCTACTCGGCCGTCTCCGGGCCGGTCACTCAGCCGTCAAGCAGCATCGACGAGTGGCATGGCAGCAACGGCACCGGTGCCGAGAGGATCGCCGCAGCTGTGCGCATGGTGACCTGGAAGAAAGCTGGCAGCATGGACGGAGAGCCGGCCGGCCTGGTGCTCAGCTCCAGCACCACGGTGTGGCTGCCAAACACGCCGCCGCAGCTCGTGTTCGAGTACCTCTGCAATGGCCAGTGCCGTGGCGAGTGGGATACCTTCGCCAATGGCGCCGCGGTGGAGGAGTTGGGCTCCGTCGCCACGGGCCATCTCGACGGCAATGCCGTCTCCGTCCTCTGCCCCAAC GTGACTGATGGGATCAACAGCAAGATGCTGATCCTGCAAGAGGCGCGCACCGACGCGTCGTGCTCCATTGTCGTCTACGCTCCAGTTGAAGAGGAGAGGATGCGTGCGGTCATGAACGGCGGCGACCACGCCTCCGTCGACTTCCTCCTGCCGTCGGGGTTCGCCGTCCTCCCCGACGGCCACGGAAAGGCTCGCCGCCACGCTCCGTGCACTTCCGAGGCTCCTGTCGGCGACGGCAACACTGCGGGGGCTCTTCTCACCGTGGCATGCCAGGCACTGCTGCCCGGCTCCCCGTCCGGCGAGCACACCGCCAGGGCATTTGACGATGTCGGCGGGCTGCTCTGCCGTGCAATCAAGAAGATCAAGGCCGCCGTCAAGGCCAAAATCGTCGTCGCCAGCTTGATGTGA
- the LOC117842338 gene encoding uncharacterized protein — METKSTRAPPFHPAHMELLHPIHGGFYLYGDYTAATSSSSSSTSSSDSLPFGMGGGGCCGDEVPAPAASEASVPAAAAGGAGRAGQLAAPGSSSSDKGAAFVGVRRRPWGRFAAEIRDSTRNGARVWLGTFDSAEAAAMAYDQAALSARGPGAALNFPVERVQESLRALALGGCSGGGGAAASPAGSPVLALKSRHSKRKRRKKSEIAAAAAAAAAAAANGAVASGRSRSKSAAAAAEQQRFVVELEDLGADYLEELLRISES; from the coding sequence ATGGAAACAAAGTCAACCAGAGCACCACCATTTCATCCGGCACACATGGAGCTCCTCCACCCCATCCACGGCGGCTTCTACCTGTACGGCGACTACACCGccgcgacgtcgtcgtcgtcgtcctccacctcctcctccgactcGCTCCCGTTCGGCatgggcggcggtggctgctgcgGCGACGAggtgcccgcgcccgccgcgtccGAGGCCTCGGTGCCGGcagcggctgccggcggcgcgggacggGCGGGGCAGCTGGCGGCgccgggcagcagcagcagcgacaaGGGGGCGGCGTTCGTCGGTGTGCGGAGGCGGCCGTGGGGGAGGTTCGCGGCGGAGATCCGGGACTCCACGCGGAACGGCGCGCGGgtgtggctcggcaccttcgacagcgccgaggccgccgccatggcgtaCGACCAGGCGGCGCTGTCGGCGCGGGGACCCGGGGCGGCGCTCAACTTCCCCGTCGAGCGCGTGCAGGAGTCGCTCCGCGCGCTCGCGCTcggcggctgcagcggcggcggaggcgcggccgcCTCCCCGGCGGGATCGCCCGTGCTGGCGCTCAAGTCGCGGCACTCCAAGAGGAAGCGCCGGAAGAAGTCCgagatcgcggcggcggcggcggcggcggcggcggctgctgcgaaCGGCGCGGTGGCATcgggcaggagcaggagcaagagcgccgccgcggcggccgagcaGCAGCGGTTCGTCGTCGAGCTGGAGGACCTCGGCGCGGACTACCTGGAGGAGCTCCTCAGGATCTCCGAGAGCTAA
- the LOC117844100 gene encoding sulfite exporter TauE/SafE family protein 2 has protein sequence MMNSSQLLISSAGAANSAIYQSQWSLPQQRNLGTVLACTLSFLAAAMSSAGGVGGGSLYVPILSIVAGLGLKTATAFSTFMVTGGTLSNVLYTLFLRGGGGGGRQPLIDCGIAVVSQPCLLLGVSAGVVCNVAFPEWLITALFSLFLAFAMFKTYGAGVRRWRADTVELGRIPDEAAAAEANLPDEALLGQNGGSGGGGRCQWVGLVVLVTVWLSFFVMHLFIGGDGAEGAFGIKPCGVAYWLITVAQIPVAAAFTACIGHHRRKSQTQNGAIVDQAISASNKLDALPAYVFPVAALLTGVMSGLFGIGGGLLLNPVLLQIGVPPKTASATTMFMVLFCASMSMVQFIILGVQGIATALVYAATCFVASVVGLAAIESAVRRSGRASLIVFMVAGILALSAVVIACSGAVRVWEEYTSGQYMGFKMPC, from the exons ATGATGAATTCCTCGCAGCTTCTGATCTCCTCTGCAGGAGCGGCTAACTCAGCAATCTACCAATCTCAATGGAGCTTGCCGCAGCAGAGAAACCTCGGCACCGTTCTTGCGTGCACCCTCTCCTTCCTGGCCGCGGCCATGtccagcgccggcggcgtcggcggcggctcgctGTACGTCCCGATCCTCAGCATCGTCGCGGGGCTGGGTCTCAAGACGGCGACAGCGTTCTCCACGTTCATGGTCACGGGGGGCACGCTGTCCAACGTGCTCTACACCCTCTTcctccgaggcggcggcggcggcggccggcagccgCTGATCGACTGCGGCATCGCCGTGGTGTCGCAGCCGTGCCTGCTCCTGGGCGTCAGCGCCGGCGTGGTGTGCAACGTCGCGTTCCCGGAGTGGCTCATCACCGCGCTCTTCTCGCTGTTCCTCGCCTTCGCCATGTTCAAGACGTACGGCGCcggggtgcggcggtggcgcgccgaTACGGTGGAGCTAGGGAGGATCCCGGacgaagcggcggcggctgaggcTAACCTT cctgaTGAGGCGCTTCTTGGACAGAACggaggcagtggcggcggtggccggtgtcaGTGGGTGGGCTTGGTGGTGCTTGTCACGGTCTGGCTCAGCTTCTTCGTCATGCACTTGTTCATAGGAGGTGACGGCGCCGAG GGGGCCTTTGGCATAAAGCCCTGTGGAGTTGCATACTGGCTCATCACCGTGGCCCAGATCCCTGTCGCCGCGGCTTTCACTGCGTGCATTGGGCACCACAGGAGAAAGTCACAAACTCAGAACGGCGCCATCGTTGATCAG GCGATTTCGGCGAGCAACAAGCTGGACGCGTTGCCGGCGTACGTCTTCCCGGTGGCCGCTCTCCTCACCGGCGTCATGAGCGGGCTCTTCGGCATCGGCGGAGGCCTGCTTCTCAACCCTGTCCTCCTCCAAATCGGTGTTCCCCCAAAA acggcgtcggcgacgacgaTGTTCATGGTCCTCTTCTGCGCCTCGATGTCCATGGTCCAGTTCATCATCCTGGGCGTCCAGGGGATCGCGACCGCCCTGGTCTACGCCGCCACCTGCTTCGTGGCGTCCGTCGTCGGGCTGGCCGCGATCGAAAGCGCCGTAAGGAGGTCGGGCAGGGCCTCGCTGATCGTGTTCATGGTCGCCGGCATCCTGGCCCTCAGCGCCGTGGTGATCGCGTGCTCCGGAGCCGTCCGCGTCTGGGAGGAGTACACCAGCGGCCAGTACATGGGCTTCAAGATGCCCTGCTGA